One window of Caldisericum exile AZM16c01 genomic DNA carries:
- a CDS encoding APC family permease, giving the protein MGTKQKLFVRNATGLVRELTPFDAFNLVFAAILIPVGISQALQFGAASFPGANIALAFVLGSILLLGFGFVYIYYTLIMPRSGGDYVWVSRTLSPLIGFVVNVTLTFVFVNWVAFNFTTMMTFFMPAFGYVANLPQPFIDWFAKPGNQFLVATLLTIFFTLIMLKGTKFAAKFMRILFLIVWVGVGLWYLGLLITSKEAFQSSFATITGTQPQQIIDIAKNVGYVPPQGINWGMTILAMLWAFQNLTGFEWTGYFAGEIKNVRRTVIVSVLGALLIGGALYALGSLFVYKAMGFDFFSSLSYVGMNASDKLPQNIVFILPALTKFLSLPQFIKVYIALAFLLSIVWWTPAGFLLGTRNLFAWAFDRLAPDWVADVDPNLHTPVKATIIMGLYIELLNWLNIYGGLGGYLINIIAVMALAFVVVGIAAIIFPYKKKDLFENAPDLAKRKLGGIPYMTIAGIVTVLTWGTVFVAAFLVPQFGLKIEPIAMIEAFSVPVIAVIWYAIAVAVRKSQGIDITQVFTEIPPE; this is encoded by the coding sequence GTGGGAACAAAACAAAAGTTGTTTGTAAGAAACGCAACTGGGCTTGTAAGAGAACTTACTCCCTTTGATGCGTTTAACCTTGTTTTTGCTGCTATTCTTATTCCTGTTGGTATTTCACAGGCGCTTCAGTTTGGAGCAGCGAGTTTTCCCGGTGCAAACATTGCCCTTGCATTTGTCCTTGGTTCGATTTTGCTTTTAGGTTTTGGCTTTGTTTACATCTACTATACATTGATTATGCCACGATCCGGTGGTGACTATGTTTGGGTAAGTAGGACTTTAAGTCCGCTTATTGGATTTGTTGTAAATGTCACGCTAACTTTTGTTTTTGTGAACTGGGTTGCATTTAATTTTACGACAATGATGACTTTCTTTATGCCAGCATTTGGATATGTTGCAAATCTTCCTCAGCCATTTATTGACTGGTTTGCAAAACCTGGAAATCAGTTTTTGGTTGCAACGCTCCTTACAATTTTCTTTACTCTTATAATGCTTAAAGGCACAAAGTTTGCTGCAAAATTTATGAGAATCCTTTTCTTAATTGTGTGGGTTGGAGTTGGTTTGTGGTATCTTGGTCTTCTTATTACTTCAAAAGAAGCATTTCAATCAAGTTTTGCAACAATAACGGGAACGCAACCACAACAAATAATTGATATTGCAAAAAATGTTGGATATGTTCCACCTCAGGGAATTAACTGGGGAATGACAATCCTTGCAATGCTTTGGGCTTTCCAAAACCTAACAGGATTTGAATGGACTGGTTATTTTGCTGGGGAAATTAAAAATGTAAGAAGAACAGTTATTGTATCTGTCCTTGGGGCACTACTCATTGGTGGTGCATTGTATGCGCTTGGCTCTCTTTTCGTATATAAAGCGATGGGATTTGATTTCTTCTCGTCTCTGTCGTATGTTGGAATGAACGCATCGGACAAATTGCCTCAAAATATTGTCTTCATATTGCCAGCGCTTACAAAATTCCTAAGTTTGCCTCAATTTATTAAAGTGTATATTGCACTTGCATTCCTTTTGAGTATTGTTTGGTGGACTCCTGCAGGATTCTTGCTTGGCACAAGGAACCTGTTTGCATGGGCATTTGATAGATTAGCACCAGATTGGGTTGCAGATGTAGATCCAAATTTACATACGCCTGTTAAAGCAACCATCATAATGGGGCTTTACATTGAATTGTTGAATTGGTTGAATATCTATGGCGGCCTTGGTGGATATTTGATTAATATCATTGCAGTTATGGCTCTTGCATTTGTTGTTGTTGGAATTGCTGCAATAATCTTCCCTTACAAGAAAAAGGATCTCTTTGAAAATGCACCAGACCTTGCAAAGAGAAAATTGGGTGGTATTCCTTACATGACCATTGCAGGAATTGTAACTGTACTTACATGGGGAACTGTTTTTGTTGCTGCATTTCTTGTTCCACAGTTTGGCTTAAAGATTGAGCCTATTGCAATGATTGAGGCATTTTCTGTACCTGTGATTGCAGTAATTTGGTATGCAATTGCAGTTGCAGTGAGGAAATCTCAAGGTATTGATATTACACAGGTATTTACGGAGATACCACCAGAGTAA
- a CDS encoding FGGY-family carbohydrate kinase: MRDLALGIDLGTTALKAIVIDSSGKIYFEKSISQNLISTAPNFAEMDADAFFENTLRILSEVYKMGLDKRIASIGITGMVPTLIPVDENLKPLRYSIQQNDARAVEEIEYFKTAIDEDWYFNKTGNTINQQVIFPKWLWLKKHEPDVISKTKYIMGSYDFVSTKLTGNPHVELNWALESGLFNIKENKFDEEILSKVEIVKSILPQVVNPKEVVGYVSKEIEALTGFNSGVPVIGGSADHIASTLGVGLINEGDLLLKFGGAGDIMFVSDSLRIDKRLFIDFHDVEGKYVLNGCMASSGSVIKWYMNVIGENDFDKITDEAYKSSIGANGIIILPYFLGEKTPIFDAKARGVIFGLQLFHGRGDIFRSILESIVYGFMHHIDVLNEIGLDVKRVFISDGGAKNPLLRQITSDAIGLPLKYVKTNPGSSLGVAFLALLSVGLVKDVSAVETFVKDYETIEPNTSNTSLYREYFGLYKDLYKAVKPLYERLYKIQNKGG, from the coding sequence ATGAGAGATCTTGCTCTTGGTATTGATCTTGGAACAACAGCCCTTAAAGCTATCGTAATAGATAGTTCTGGAAAAATTTATTTTGAAAAATCCATAAGTCAGAATCTAATAAGCACTGCGCCAAACTTTGCAGAAATGGACGCAGATGCATTTTTTGAAAATACACTAAGGATTCTTTCTGAAGTTTATAAAATGGGTCTCGATAAAAGAATTGCGTCAATTGGAATCACAGGAATGGTCCCAACACTCATACCCGTAGATGAAAACCTAAAACCTTTAAGATACTCAATTCAACAAAATGATGCGCGTGCCGTGGAAGAAATTGAGTATTTTAAGACTGCTATTGACGAAGATTGGTATTTTAATAAAACTGGAAACACTATAAATCAGCAGGTTATCTTTCCAAAGTGGTTGTGGCTTAAAAAACATGAACCCGATGTGATATCAAAGACAAAATACATTATGGGCTCGTATGATTTTGTGTCAACAAAATTAACAGGGAATCCTCACGTTGAATTAAACTGGGCACTTGAAAGCGGATTGTTTAATATAAAGGAGAATAAATTCGACGAAGAGATTCTTTCAAAAGTTGAAATCGTTAAGTCAATTTTGCCACAAGTAGTTAATCCAAAGGAAGTTGTTGGATATGTTTCTAAGGAAATTGAAGCCCTTACTGGATTTAACAGTGGTGTGCCTGTTATTGGTGGCTCAGCTGATCATATTGCTTCAACGCTTGGAGTTGGACTCATAAATGAAGGAGACCTTCTTCTAAAATTTGGTGGTGCAGGAGATATAATGTTTGTTTCGGATTCTTTGCGTATTGATAAGAGACTTTTTATTGACTTTCACGATGTAGAAGGAAAATATGTCTTAAATGGATGTATGGCTTCCAGTGGTTCTGTTATTAAATGGTATATGAATGTAATAGGCGAAAATGACTTTGATAAGATAACAGATGAGGCTTATAAAAGCTCAATCGGTGCAAACGGAATAATAATCCTTCCTTATTTCCTTGGAGAAAAAACTCCCATCTTTGATGCAAAGGCAAGGGGAGTTATCTTTGGGCTCCAACTATTCCACGGAAGAGGTGATATATTCAGGTCAATTCTTGAAAGTATTGTTTATGGCTTTATGCACCATATAGATGTATTAAATGAAATAGGACTTGATGTTAAAAGAGTATTTATTTCAGACGGTGGCGCAAAAAATCCACTTCTAAGACAAATTACTTCAGATGCTATAGGTCTTCCACTGAAATATGTGAAAACAAATCCTGGTTCTTCTTTGGGTGTTGCTTTTCTTGCTTTGTTAAGCGTAGGTCTTGTGAAAGATGTAAGTGCAGTAGAAACATTTGTTAAGGACTATGAGACCATTGAACCAAATACCTCTAATACCTCGTTATACAGAGAGTATTTTGGGTTATATAAAGATCTTTACAAAGCAGTAAAGCCTCTTTATGAGAGGCTTTATAAGATACAAAATAAAGGAGGTTAA
- a CDS encoding BtpA/SgcQ family protein — protein sequence MFGKSKTIIGMVHFPPLPSSPLYDDSLGIDYIYSRIEADVINLQEGGIDAIMFCNENDRPYKLEANYATVATMGYVIGKVSSLVKVPFGIDVLWDPFAAISLAKATKASFVREILTGVYVSDMGLWNTNVGEVYRYKKLLDAKDIKVFFNISAEFAYSLDRRPLEEIAKSVAFSSLADVILVSGPMTGKAPTKEMIENVKKNVNVPVFVNTGVNENNVEELLSVADGAIVGTSLKKDGFTFNPIDPERVKRFMEKVNKLR from the coding sequence ATGTTCGGAAAAAGTAAAACAATAATAGGAATGGTGCATTTCCCGCCGCTTCCTTCTTCACCGCTTTACGATGACTCTCTTGGAATTGACTATATTTATTCACGAATTGAAGCAGATGTTATTAATCTTCAGGAGGGTGGTATTGATGCAATAATGTTTTGTAATGAAAATGATCGTCCCTACAAACTCGAAGCAAACTATGCAACAGTTGCAACAATGGGTTATGTTATTGGTAAGGTTTCCTCTCTTGTGAAAGTTCCTTTTGGAATTGATGTGCTTTGGGATCCATTTGCTGCAATTTCCCTTGCAAAGGCAACGAAAGCAAGTTTCGTGCGAGAAATTCTTACAGGTGTATATGTATCGGATATGGGTTTATGGAATACGAATGTTGGCGAGGTATACAGATACAAAAAACTTCTTGATGCAAAAGATATTAAAGTTTTCTTTAATATTTCAGCAGAATTTGCATACTCGCTTGATAGAAGGCCCTTAGAAGAGATTGCAAAAAGCGTTGCTTTTTCTTCTCTTGCAGATGTTATACTTGTTTCCGGGCCAATGACTGGAAAAGCACCCACTAAAGAAATGATAGAGAATGTTAAAAAAAATGTTAATGTCCCTGTTTTTGTCAACACGGGTGTGAATGAAAACAATGTAGAAGAACTTTTAAGTGTTGCAGACGGTGCAATTGTTGGCACATCTTTAAAAAAGGATGGATTTACATTTAACCCAATTGACCCTGAAAGAGTAAAAAGATTTATGGAGAAGGTAAATAAATTAAGATGA
- the ppcA gene encoding phosphoenolpyruvate carboxylase, with protein sequence MIPIFAIFHTNMRKIPRCMSTQHPDNVSIPFFAKNPELDGEDEVMEAFYVFSHLGADEQMWDYEGKEGDDYVVKKLLSKYKYFFKENRLGKDIFLTLRIPNPEFEVVEAKILLETLESIPRSFDTAYTVFKDEISPIFEVILPMTTSAKSLERVYRYYTDFVVGKEEKPIFDSDIKVKDWVNEFKPKKIYVIPLFEDFEHIVNADSIVEEYVKEKDFEYLRVFLARSDPAMNYGLISAVLIVKLALYKLWKLSNRIGLPIYPIVGVGSAPFRGNLKPNNVLKIANEYRSVHTYTVQSSFKYDYPVNEVVEGLKQLKGILPTNPKEIDEKFVLDFFKRGSLTYFLHVENLEPVINKVAKHIPSRRKRKLHVGLFGYSRDNAKLKLPRAIAFTGSLYSIGVPPEILDLIAIEKDDYFKIKSLYENFESDLKDALKFANVDSPFFPKEVLRKLEEFGISFEVNEEHKELTKAIYSTVLDLKNYNLDELILRASLIRKFIG encoded by the coding sequence ATGATTCCAATTTTTGCTATATTTCACACTAATATGAGAAAGATACCAAGATGTATGAGCACGCAACATCCTGATAATGTTTCGATACCATTCTTTGCAAAAAATCCCGAATTGGATGGCGAAGACGAGGTAATGGAAGCATTCTATGTATTTTCTCATCTTGGAGCAGACGAACAGATGTGGGACTACGAGGGAAAAGAAGGCGATGATTATGTTGTTAAAAAACTTCTATCAAAATACAAATACTTCTTTAAGGAAAATAGACTTGGAAAGGATATTTTCTTAACATTACGAATTCCAAATCCTGAATTTGAAGTCGTTGAAGCAAAAATTCTTCTTGAAACACTTGAAAGTATCCCGCGTTCTTTTGATACAGCATACACCGTTTTTAAAGACGAAATCTCGCCGATTTTTGAAGTAATACTACCAATGACAACATCTGCAAAAAGTCTTGAAAGAGTTTATAGATACTATACAGACTTCGTTGTAGGAAAAGAGGAAAAACCAATCTTTGATAGCGATATAAAGGTTAAAGATTGGGTAAATGAATTCAAGCCAAAGAAAATTTATGTAATCCCACTTTTTGAAGATTTTGAACATATAGTAAATGCCGATTCAATTGTTGAAGAATATGTGAAGGAAAAAGATTTTGAATACTTGAGAGTTTTCCTTGCTCGTTCGGACCCTGCAATGAACTACGGGCTTATAAGTGCTGTACTCATCGTAAAACTTGCACTCTACAAATTGTGGAAGCTTTCTAATAGGATTGGCCTTCCAATTTATCCAATTGTTGGTGTAGGCTCGGCTCCATTTAGAGGAAACCTTAAGCCAAATAACGTCTTAAAAATAGCAAATGAATATAGAAGCGTTCATACATACACGGTACAATCATCTTTTAAATACGATTATCCTGTTAATGAAGTTGTTGAAGGTTTAAAACAACTAAAAGGGATACTCCCTACAAACCCAAAAGAAATTGATGAAAAATTCGTTCTTGATTTCTTTAAGCGCGGTTCCTTAACATATTTCTTGCATGTCGAAAATCTTGAGCCTGTTATAAACAAAGTTGCAAAGCATATTCCTTCAAGAAGAAAAAGAAAACTACATGTAGGTCTATTCGGATATTCAAGAGACAATGCAAAACTAAAACTTCCAAGAGCAATAGCATTTACAGGAAGCCTTTATTCAATTGGCGTTCCACCTGAAATTCTCGACCTTATTGCAATTGAAAAGGATGATTACTTTAAAATTAAGTCTCTCTACGAGAATTTTGAGAGTGATTTAAAAGATGCTTTGAAATTTGCAAATGTTGATTCTCCATTCTTTCCAAAAGAGGTTTTAAGAAAATTAGAAGAGTTTGGGATATCTTTTGAGGTTAATGAAGAGCATAAAGAACTTACAAAAGCAATATACTCAACGGTGCTTGACCTTAAAAATTACAACCTTGACGAACTTATCTTAAGAGCATCCTTAATTCGCAAATTTATAGGGTAA
- a CDS encoding ABC-F family ATP-binding cassette domain-containing protein: MLIVSNIHYSIQGRTILKDVSITLDKEKKFIVGTNGSGKTTLLDIIVGLKLPDYGIVKRPNSIGYVPQEIKAIEKTGMEVIEEGVSQIKEIEQMIEELESVGDFSEDYSFLMEEYEHLGGYTYRSEILSMLSDFDLDEKTVSKPMSAMSGGERTKCLIIKAIISKPELLILDEPTNNLDIETIEMLEKYLAQFKGGLLIVSHDKTFINKLATHILYLEDGVIKEYPGNYDKFIKIKTIEDETLKNERKQILLYLDKQRKFIEKFRYGTRSKQALSREKMIEKIIVPEEKSQKEIKINIESGDIGSFKVLELKSVSKSYNGKTILKNINLSITRGERIAIVGKNGVGKTTLLKIITGTETPDAGLIYIGPSVEMRYFPQDEFVLNLEDTLLNLMLKEGLEVSVARNYLSEFDFTGEDVFKKVSELSGGEKRRLLLAKLNLVSSNFLVLDEPTNHLDIETTEALIEALKNYKGTILLVSHDRYLIKNISQKVLTLENSTLIEGIQNPKTKDKKVDAQKQKEINKIKARIQYLEKLLKETGNKKKEEELRILKKKLERLK, translated from the coding sequence ATGCTTATAGTTTCAAACATTCATTACTCAATTCAGGGAAGAACAATTTTGAAAGATGTTTCTATAACTCTTGATAAGGAGAAGAAATTTATCGTTGGTACAAATGGATCCGGAAAAACAACCCTCCTTGATATTATTGTTGGCCTTAAATTGCCTGACTATGGAATTGTTAAACGTCCAAATTCCATAGGGTATGTACCGCAGGAGATAAAGGCAATTGAAAAAACTGGAATGGAAGTAATAGAAGAAGGTGTCTCCCAAATAAAAGAAATTGAACAGATGATTGAGGAACTTGAAAGTGTGGGAGACTTCTCCGAGGATTACTCATTCTTAATGGAGGAGTATGAGCACCTCGGTGGATATACTTACCGAAGTGAAATCCTATCGATGCTTAGCGATTTTGATCTTGATGAGAAAACCGTTTCAAAGCCAATGTCTGCTATGAGTGGTGGAGAGCGAACAAAATGCCTCATCATTAAAGCAATTATATCAAAGCCTGAACTTCTTATACTTGATGAGCCTACGAATAACCTTGATATAGAAACAATCGAGATGCTTGAAAAATATTTAGCACAGTTTAAAGGAGGGCTTCTCATTGTTTCTCATGATAAAACATTCATTAACAAACTTGCAACGCACATTCTTTACCTTGAGGATGGTGTAATTAAAGAATATCCAGGGAATTACGACAAATTTATAAAGATAAAAACAATTGAAGATGAAACACTAAAGAATGAGCGAAAGCAAATACTTCTTTATCTTGATAAACAGAGAAAGTTTATAGAGAAGTTTCGTTATGGCACACGCTCAAAGCAGGCACTTTCAAGAGAAAAGATGATTGAAAAGATTATTGTTCCAGAGGAAAAATCGCAAAAAGAAATAAAGATAAATATTGAAAGTGGTGATATTGGCTCCTTCAAAGTGCTTGAACTGAAAAGTGTTTCAAAATCATACAATGGGAAAACGATCTTAAAGAATATAAATCTTTCAATAACAAGAGGCGAGCGTATTGCAATTGTGGGAAAAAATGGTGTTGGCAAAACAACTCTTTTAAAAATAATTACAGGCACTGAAACTCCCGATGCAGGTTTAATTTACATTGGGCCAAGTGTTGAAATGCGCTACTTTCCACAAGATGAATTTGTGTTAAACTTAGAAGACACTCTTCTTAATTTGATGCTAAAAGAAGGGCTTGAGGTAAGCGTTGCGCGAAACTACCTATCGGAGTTTGATTTTACAGGCGAAGATGTTTTCAAAAAAGTATCGGAATTAAGTGGCGGCGAAAAAAGAAGATTGCTTTTAGCAAAATTGAATCTCGTAAGTTCGAATTTCCTTGTCCTTGATGAGCCAACAAATCATCTTGATATTGAAACAACCGAAGCGCTTATTGAGGCACTTAAAAATTACAAAGGGACAATTCTTCTTGTAAGCCACGACAGATATCTTATAAAAAACATTTCTCAAAAGGTTCTAACACTTGAAAATAGCACGCTTATTGAAGGCATTCAAAATCCTAAGACAAAAGACAAAAAAGTTGATGCTCAAAAGCAAAAAGAGATTAACAAAATTAAAGCACGAATTCAATATCTTGAAAAACTCTTAAAGGAAACGGGAAACAAGAAAAAAGAAGAAGAGCTCAGAATTTTAAAGAAAAAACTGGAAAGATTAAAATAA
- the epsC gene encoding serine O-acetyltransferase EpsC — protein sequence MDVRNLLQQILADLRFYRENDPSVESLFEIIFTPSFRGLLNYRIYHALYKSGHKVLAKILYIRTKLKYNMDIHPGAVIEAPIMIDHGFSVVIGETAFVGKNTIIYHGVTLGARRVESGKRHPTIGRNCLIGNHASILGNITIGDFVKIGANSVVLEDIPSYSTVVGVKARIVKGASNEKNA from the coding sequence ATGGATGTAAGAAATCTCCTCCAACAAATTTTAGCGGATTTGAGGTTTTACAGGGAAAATGATCCCTCAGTTGAATCACTGTTTGAAATTATTTTTACACCCTCTTTCAGGGGACTTTTAAACTATCGCATTTATCATGCTCTTTATAAGAGCGGTCACAAAGTCTTAGCAAAAATCCTCTACATTAGAACAAAACTCAAATACAATATGGACATACATCCTGGGGCTGTTATTGAGGCACCAATCATGATTGATCACGGGTTTTCTGTTGTTATTGGAGAAACTGCATTTGTAGGGAAAAATACAATCATATATCACGGTGTTACGCTTGGTGCAAGAAGAGTTGAGAGCGGCAAAAGACACCCAACAATAGGAAGAAACTGCCTCATTGGAAATCATGCATCAATTCTTGGAAATATTACAATTGGCGATTTTGTAAAAATTGGTGCAAATAGTGTGGTGCTGGAAGATATTCCATCTTATTCAACAGTTGTTGGTGTTAAAGCAAGAATCGTGAAAGGAGCTTCAAATGAAAAAAATGCTTGA